GTGGTCTCAAAATTGGCAGCAAGTCCAAGGGCTTTTGTTCTGCAGGAAGAAATGGGAACTAAGCCCAGGGTCATCTACTTGAAATAATGTTCAATAATAAGAGGAGGATGTGAGTACGGTGAAAAGCAGCGAACAGTTGACTAAAGCCTGGTATGGGGTACTCATTTTATTAATGGCGCTCGGCGGCTGGGCGATTATCGAAAGAATTAACGCCGGATTGGCCGTTACCAATTTGACCAGTGCTACACCCTGGGGAGCCTGGGTAGCTTTCTATATCTTTTTTGTGGGTTTAAGTGCCGGTTCTTTTCTCCTGTCTACCATGATCTTCGTTTTCAAGATGGAACAGTATGAAAAAATTGGTCGGGATGCCTTGCTGGTGGCCATTCTCAGTATGGTTTTGGCCATGTGCTTTATCTTACTGGATTTGGGGAGGATGGAACGGTTCTGGCATACTCTCCGTTACTGGAATTTTACCAGTGTGCTGGCCTGGGAAGTTCGTTTTTATGTAATCTATGTTGGCTTATTAACTGCTGAACTTTACTTCTCCATGCGCCAGGATCTGATTCGGGTTGCTCAAGGCACAGGGTGGCAAGCGTCTCTGGCTCGCTTCCTTACCTTTGGCAGTACTGACCTGAGCGAAGAATCGAAACAACGGGATCATAGATGGTTGAAAATTTTAGGCTCAATCGGGATTCCCATCGCTATATTCGGAGTTCACGGTGGTACAGGAACGCTGTTTGCAGTGGCCAAAGCCCGGGCTTTCTGGAATAGCGGCCTTTTCCCGGTAATCTTTGTTGTCTCTGCTCTGGTTTCCGGTACCGCTCTGTTGCTGGCCTTTTATGTAATCCGGACCAAGGTAATGGGTCGTGAAGTCGATAAGGATATGGTCAAATCTCTGGCCGGACTTTTAAGCCTGTTCCTGCTTGTGGATGTAGGTCTGGAATTCTATGAATTCTTTGTTGGCGCCTATGGGCTGGAACATGCGGAACTGGCTACTATTGAAACTATCTTCGAGAGTCCTTTTTCCTGGTCATTCTGGTGGATACAAATGTTTTTGGGAGTAGTTGTTCCGTTATTCATTTTCTTTAACAGCAAGCTAAAAGAATCAGTTAAGGCCATTACCGTGGGAGCTGTTCTGGTAGTGATAGGTATTCTGGGTGTGCGGTTTAACATTGTAGTCCCTGCTTTAATTGTACCTGTTTTACACGGATTGCCCTGGGGCTATTACTATCCGACTTTAATCGAATGGGTCAGCAGTATTGGAATTATAGCTTTCGGTCTCTTTTTATACTCGGTAGCAATCAAGGCTTTACCGATTGATGCAATAGAAGACATCGAAGATATTAAGGAGGGAAAACTATATGGCGCAACTAAAGAAGTCTATTAAAATTAGCAGAAGAAGTTTTATTAAAACTGGTGCAGTCCTGGCGGGAGTAGGAATGGTGGCTCCTGCTGCCCTGGGGTCTGAGCAGTCAATGGTTGAAAACTGGTTCCTGGATGATCCCCATGGAACGGGAAAAGAGACCCTGAATTATGGCGCTGAGGATGTCATCTATACAACCTGTGAACAGTGTAATACCCATTGTACTCTGAAAGCTGTGATAACTCCTGCTCAAGGCAACGGTCCTACTTCTTACATCAGAAAGTTAGCCGGCAACCCATATAGTCCACTCAATATGCAACCTTTTGGTCAGATTCCTTACAAGACTCCAGTGGATAAGGCGGCCAAAGGCAATGGTGATTTGGCCAGGGAGGGACGAGGCTTTCGGGGTGGACGGACCTGTCTCAAGGGCCAGGCTGGTATCCAGACTGCATATGATGCGTTAAGAGTGCAAAAGCCGCTGAAAAGGGTTGGGCCCAGGGGAAGCGGGCAATGGCAGAGTATTAGCTGGGAACAGGCGCTGAAGGAAATTGTTTATGGCAGCCCCGATCTGGGAACTCCGGGGTTGAAAAGCATCTGGGCCTTTGTCCCCCAAGAAGAGGTTATGTCTGATTGGGAAAAGGTGAAGAAAGGGGAGCTGTCCCAGGAGGAATTTGATGCGAAATACAAGGATGTACTGATCGATACCAAACATCCGGATTTGGGACCCAGGGCTAACCAGATTGTAGGCTTTTTCGGGGACCGGCGGGAGTTCTTCAAGGACAGATACTGGAGCCAGACTATTGGCAGCATTAACAGCCTTGACCATGGCGGTATTTGTGGTGTTAATGGTGTAATAGGGAATGTACAGTCTTTTAATAGTGAAAAACCGAAAAAGCGTATGTATGCTGATGTGGACAATGCTGAGTTTGTCATTGTCTGGGGAACTGACCCGCTGGTAGCCAACAAGGGACCGACCTGGCTGGCGCCCAAATTCATGAATGCTCTCAAAAGAGGGATGAAGCTGGCAGTGGTGGACCCGAGATTGAGCCGGATTGCTGAGAAGGCACATATCTGGGTGCCCATAAAACCAGGAACCGACGCGGCTTTAGCGCTGGGAATGGCCCGCTGGATTATTGAAAACGGGCGTTATGATCTCAGGTATTTGACCAATCCCAACCAGGCAGCAGCAAATGCTGACGGGGAACCGACCTGGTCAGATGCAACCTATTTGGTCAATCTCAGCGCCAAAGGCAAGCCCAAACTCCGGGCCAGTGACCTCGGGATCGGAACGGAAGAACAGTTTGTGGTAATTCAGAATGGGAAACCCGTACCCCATGATCAGGCTACAGAAGGACAATTAGAAGTGGATACGGTTATTAACGGTATCCAGGTCAAGTCGGTATTTACCCTGTTTAAGGAACGGGTTATGGAACATACCATTGAGGAATATGCCAGGATCTGTGAAATCGAACCGCAGCAGATTATCGAACTGGCCCGGGAGTTCACTTCCCATGGTAAAAAAGCTGCCATTACCTCTTATCGGGGCCCGGCAATGCATGTTAATGGTTTCTATAATTTGCGGGCAATTAACTGCCTTAACCACTTGATCGGCAATTATGACTGGAAAGGGGGCAGCATGAGCACCGGGGCCAAGTTTAAGCCTTTAGAGGGCAGGTATGATCTAATGAAAGTGCCCAAAGCCAATAAAGCCTGGGGTATTCCGCTGGTACGCAATAAGGTTGTCTATGAAAAGACTACTCTCTTTGAGCGGGATGGCTATCCGGCTAAACGTCCCTGGTTCCAGTATTCCGGCAATAATATTCAAGAGGCTTTACCCAGCGCTGCTGAAGGTTATCCTTATCCCATCAAGGCCCTGTTTATTCACCGGATTTCCCCCTTGTTATCAGTACCGGTTGGCATGGCCCACAAGGAGATTTTAAAAGATCAGAAAGCTATACCCCTTCTGGTGGTATCCGATGTGGTCATCAGTGAAACA
This genomic stretch from Carboxydocella sporoproducens DSM 16521 harbors:
- a CDS encoding molybdopterin-dependent oxidoreductase; this translates as MAQLKKSIKISRRSFIKTGAVLAGVGMVAPAALGSEQSMVENWFLDDPHGTGKETLNYGAEDVIYTTCEQCNTHCTLKAVITPAQGNGPTSYIRKLAGNPYSPLNMQPFGQIPYKTPVDKAAKGNGDLAREGRGFRGGRTCLKGQAGIQTAYDALRVQKPLKRVGPRGSGQWQSISWEQALKEIVYGSPDLGTPGLKSIWAFVPQEEVMSDWEKVKKGELSQEEFDAKYKDVLIDTKHPDLGPRANQIVGFFGDRREFFKDRYWSQTIGSINSLDHGGICGVNGVIGNVQSFNSEKPKKRMYADVDNAEFVIVWGTDPLVANKGPTWLAPKFMNALKRGMKLAVVDPRLSRIAEKAHIWVPIKPGTDAALALGMARWIIENGRYDLRYLTNPNQAAANADGEPTWSDATYLVNLSAKGKPKLRASDLGIGTEEQFVVIQNGKPVPHDQATEGQLEVDTVINGIQVKSVFTLFKERVMEHTIEEYARICEIEPQQIIELAREFTSHGKKAAITSYRGPAMHVNGFYNLRAINCLNHLIGNYDWKGGSMSTGAKFKPLEGRYDLMKVPKANKAWGIPLVRNKVVYEKTTLFERDGYPAKRPWFQYSGNNIQEALPSAAEGYPYPIKALFIHRISPLLSVPVGMAHKEILKDQKAIPLLVVSDVVISETGTYADYILPDLTYLERWGFETIYPNFPLKETHIQQPVTRVYPEARQMEDFFIDLAKELKLPGVGPGAFPDGSSLDRAEDFYLKLVANIAYDGKEPVPEADDKELLIFEKSRQKALGKFFDLQAWKRAVKPEEWRRVVYVLNRGGRFEKQGNEYDGPYLKYKLASEVNFYSEKVAKGKHPYTGKPFDGLPRIEEITYYNCKKVDIKDYPLIFINWKARHIGTHRNISDAWLREIEAENYVWMNPVDARKRGLNTGDSIIIKSPDFEAKGKVLVTNGIKPGVVGCSYNYGHFAYGASSVQIDGKKTKVVQPYGHTQWVAGDNDTGFALGRGTGFAANAVQLVDVTLKNACLSDPIGGGASQLDTRVEIVKAL
- the nrfD gene encoding NrfD/PsrC family molybdoenzyme membrane anchor subunit, which produces MKSSEQLTKAWYGVLILLMALGGWAIIERINAGLAVTNLTSATPWGAWVAFYIFFVGLSAGSFLLSTMIFVFKMEQYEKIGRDALLVAILSMVLAMCFILLDLGRMERFWHTLRYWNFTSVLAWEVRFYVIYVGLLTAELYFSMRQDLIRVAQGTGWQASLARFLTFGSTDLSEESKQRDHRWLKILGSIGIPIAIFGVHGGTGTLFAVAKARAFWNSGLFPVIFVVSALVSGTALLLAFYVIRTKVMGREVDKDMVKSLAGLLSLFLLVDVGLEFYEFFVGAYGLEHAELATIETIFESPFSWSFWWIQMFLGVVVPLFIFFNSKLKESVKAITVGAVLVVIGILGVRFNIVVPALIVPVLHGLPWGYYYPTLIEWVSSIGIIAFGLFLYSVAIKALPIDAIEDIEDIKEGKLYGATKEVY